A genomic segment from Aspergillus puulaauensis MK2 DNA, chromosome 1, nearly complete sequence encodes:
- a CDS encoding uncharacterized protein (COG:S;~EggNog:ENOG410PT78) → MNYYSQPGATFAGSQWAQDNQPCVPPATLQDFIYAFPKPRLSGRITKPRSAGNSPSSTGRRRTTTMHSSPMYRQLPNQDYQASLSAALLKSVVQHGRRSRPMSWHPASRQPEYPPPSHYDPSTMTINTFNLPVTQACPQPQQPMSGAFNDENSMLRSFAPTEFPTSQQMTLPTAGNQLPFLQDTSFLQINNPQADGTFFDGSHPGLSTLAQPISNDWPFDMVSINQSVPSVGVPPSNYGSVSSGRLTEPATPDFLPIQQFSDDADPQPMSALEKPDPEDELVGMGLYNNPDAFTDEPLQGMNGKGLKLEETFTPSSDNEADNEADYDDDDQPELNQDCASQHQQQHSHQNASKQPTKPAESMVQKSFFFDDDFEQPSMGDYRPSFNIAAPSCMNYGYGWI, encoded by the coding sequence GCCCAGGATAACCAGCCATGTGTGCCTCCGGCCACTCTTCAAGACTTCATTTATGCTTTCCCAAAGCCCAGGCTAAGCGGGCGTATCACCAAACCCCGTAGTGCCGGGAACAGTCCTTCTTCTACGGGCAGGCGGAGGACCACCACGATGCACAGCTCGCCTATGTATCGCCAACTGCCCAACCAGGATTATCAGGCTTCTCTGAGTGCAGCTCTGCTCAAATCTGTTGTCCAGCATGGACGCCGCTCACGACCTATGAGCTGGCACCCAGCATCAAGGCAGCCGGAATATCCACCACCATCGCACTATGATCCTTCAACTATGACGATAAACACATTTAATCTCCCAGTTACGCAGGCCTGCCCTCAGCCACAGCAACCAATGAGTGGTGCCTTTAATGATGAAAATTCTATGCTGCGATCATTCGCCCCAACGGAGTTTCCAACTTCGCAGCAGATGACTCTTCCCACCGCTGGAAACCAACTTCCTTTCCTCCAAGACACATCTTTCTTACAAATCAACAACCCTCAAGCAGACGGCACTTTCTTCGACGGGTCGCACCCGGGATTATCAACCCTTGCACAACCAATTTCAAATGACTGGCCATTCGATATGGTATCAATCAACCAGAGCGTCCCATCCGTAGGGGTCCCACCCTCAAACTATGGAAGTGTATCGTCCGGACGCCTGACTGAACCAGCCACACCTGACTTCCTTCCCATTCAACAATTCAGTGACGACGCTGATCCGCAGCCGATGTCCGCGTTAGAGAAGCCTGACCCGGAAGATGAGCTCGTCGGAATGGGCCTTTACAACAACCCAGACGCATTCACCGATGAACCATTGCAAGGAATGAATGGCAAGGGGCTGAAATTGGAAGAGACGTTCACACCGTCTTCGGATAACGAGGCGGACAATGAAGCAGATtatgacgatgacgaccaACCAGAATTGAACCAGGACTGCGCAAGTCaacatcagcaacagcactCGCATCAAAATGCGAGCAAGCAACCGACTAAACCGGCTGAGAGTATGGTGCAAAAGTCCTTTTTCTTTGATGACGACTTTGAACAACCCTCTATGGGCGATTACCGACCTTCCTTCAACATTGCAGCTCCATCTTGCATGAATTACGGGTACGGATGGATTTGA